One window from the genome of Bacillus tianshenii encodes:
- the rbsC gene encoding ribose ABC transporter permease (functions to transport ribose at high affinity; forms a complex with RbsA2C2B), translating to MKQSRSVSSTLQKLGPLLGLGLIIVILSILSPNFLALNNILNVLRQVSINALIAFGMTFVILTGGIDLSVGSILALGAALTAGMLAAGMDPTLAMLLGLLAGAAMGAVNGLIITKGKVAPFIATLATMTIFRGLTLVYTDGRPITGLSDSMVFQMMGRGYFFGIPVPVLWMLGSYAILFFILKKTTFGRRVYAIGGNEEASLLSGIRVDKVKIWVYSLTGMLSALAGIILTSRLNSAQPTAGTTYELDAIAAVVLGGTSLSGGRGWIFGTLVGALIIGVLNNGLNLLNVSSFYQQVVKGGVILLAVLLDRKKSA from the coding sequence ATGAAGCAATCACGATCTGTAAGTAGCACCTTGCAAAAACTCGGTCCATTACTCGGTCTTGGTTTAATCATAGTCATACTATCAATTTTAAGTCCAAACTTTTTAGCGTTAAATAATATTTTAAATGTATTGCGGCAAGTATCTATTAATGCCCTCATCGCATTCGGTATGACGTTTGTCATTTTGACTGGCGGTATTGATTTATCGGTTGGTTCCATTCTAGCGCTTGGAGCTGCGTTAACAGCAGGAATGCTAGCAGCGGGGATGGACCCGACACTTGCAATGTTATTAGGTTTGCTTGCAGGTGCAGCAATGGGTGCGGTTAACGGACTTATTATTACCAAAGGAAAAGTAGCACCGTTTATTGCAACACTAGCAACAATGACTATTTTCCGCGGGTTAACACTTGTGTACACAGATGGCCGTCCAATTACTGGCTTATCTGACAGCATGGTTTTCCAAATGATGGGTCGTGGTTACTTCTTTGGTATTCCAGTTCCAGTTCTTTGGATGCTCGGCTCTTATGCGATTTTATTCTTTATTTTAAAGAAAACGACGTTTGGCCGCCGTGTCTATGCGATTGGTGGGAATGAAGAAGCATCATTACTTTCTGGTATTCGAGTCGATAAAGTGAAAATTTGGGTGTATTCCTTAACAGGGATGCTTTCAGCACTCGCAGGGATTATTCTTACGTCTCGTTTGAATTCAGCACAACCGACAGCTGGAACAACATATGAGTTAGATGCGATTGCAGCAGTTGTATTAGGTGGAACAAGTCTTTCTGGCGGACGTGGCTGGATTTTCGGAACGTTAGTCGGTGCGTTAATTATTGGTGTGTTGAACAATGGTCTTAATCTATTAAATGTATCTTCGTTCTATCAGCAGGTTGTAAAAGGAGGAGTTATTCTGCTTGCAGTATTACTAGACCGCAAAAAATCTGCTTGA
- the rbsB gene encoding ribose ABC transporter substrate-binding protein RbsB → MKRWLKGFLLTALAAVLLVGCSTQAPGSEKEEAKGGDEGDGSTKIGLSISTLNNPFFVTLKDGAEAQAKEQGVEITTVDAQNDPAKQVSDIEDLIQQGVDVLLVNPADSAAVASAIESANSAGIPVITVDRSAEGGEVVSHIASDNEAGGEMAGKFIVEQLGGQGNVVELEGIPGSSAARERGAGFHNIVDTEDGIEVVAKQAADFDRAKGLTVMENILQSTKDVSAVFAHNDEMALGALQALKSAGLSDVIVVGFDATDDAVKAVEEGRMAATVAQQPQKIGQQAVDTAVKVKKDEKVEEFIPVELELVK, encoded by the coding sequence ATGAAACGTTGGTTAAAAGGTTTTCTATTAACAGCATTAGCAGCTGTATTACTTGTCGGATGCTCGACTCAAGCTCCAGGTTCTGAGAAAGAAGAAGCAAAAGGCGGAGACGAAGGTGATGGTTCAACTAAGATTGGTTTATCAATTTCTACATTAAATAATCCATTCTTCGTAACATTAAAGGATGGGGCAGAAGCACAGGCGAAAGAACAGGGTGTAGAAATTACAACAGTTGATGCACAAAACGATCCTGCAAAGCAAGTTAGTGATATTGAAGATTTAATTCAACAAGGTGTCGATGTATTATTAGTGAACCCAGCAGATTCAGCTGCAGTTGCTTCAGCAATTGAATCGGCAAACAGTGCCGGCATCCCTGTCATTACAGTGGACCGCAGTGCTGAAGGTGGAGAAGTTGTTTCGCATATCGCTTCAGATAATGAAGCAGGTGGTGAAATGGCTGGTAAATTTATCGTTGAACAACTTGGTGGACAAGGTAATGTTGTAGAGCTAGAAGGTATTCCAGGTTCATCTGCAGCACGTGAACGTGGCGCTGGTTTCCATAATATCGTAGATACTGAAGATGGAATTGAAGTTGTTGCAAAACAAGCAGCAGACTTCGACCGTGCAAAAGGCTTAACAGTTATGGAAAATATCCTTCAAAGTACAAAAGATGTGAGCGCAGTATTCGCACATAACGATGAAATGGCCCTAGGTGCACTTCAAGCTCTTAAATCAGCTGGTCTTTCAGATGTTATTGTAGTTGGCTTCGATGCAACAGACGATGCGGTCAAAGCAGTCGAAGAAGGACGCATGGCAGCAACAGTCGCACAACAACCACAAAAAATCGGCCAACAAGCAGTAGATACAGCTGTAAAAGTGAAAAAAGACGAAAAAGTAGAAGAATTCATCCCAGTAGAACTAGAACTAGTGAAATAA
- a CDS encoding rhodanese-like domain-containing protein, with translation MKRTIQLLSLIGSLLIIAACGNSTTNNEGTDKGYTEIEATDEVKSLMDEGVQVIDVRTSEEFAEGHIPGATLIPLDELSDRTGELEKDKKYIIVCRSGNRSTQASEILVKEGFSNIYNFTGGMNGWEGEIEK, from the coding sequence ATGAAGCGTACAATACAACTTTTGTCCCTTATTGGAAGCCTACTAATCATAGCTGCATGTGGAAATTCCACTACAAATAATGAAGGAACGGACAAAGGGTATACCGAAATTGAAGCAACTGACGAAGTGAAATCCTTAATGGATGAAGGTGTACAAGTCATTGATGTACGTACATCTGAAGAATTTGCTGAAGGCCATATTCCTGGTGCTACACTTATTCCATTGGATGAATTGTCAGATCGGACAGGTGAATTAGAGAAAGACAAGAAATATATTATTGTTTGTCGTAGTGGAAACCGTTCTACACAAGCAAGTGAAATTTTAGTAAAAGAAGGATTTTCAAATATTTATAACTTCACTGGCGGAATGAATGGCTGGGAAGGTGAAATTGAAAAATAA
- the alr gene encoding alanine racemase encodes MNEGEKKMNLASYRDTWTEISLDAIRHNIKGFRKHVQLPTRLMAVVKADGYGHGAEMIAKTALQAGADYLGVALVDEALHLRRCQINAPILVLGYTSPSVVEQAVEHDITLTFYDEEALYAINKAATKYNKTANVHLKVDSGMGRIGVTTKETALQLAELTNTLSHVKLEGIFTHFASADTDDPSYTEMQFATFQETIGYLEENKIDIPIKHCCNSAATMQYPHMHLDMTRVGISLYGLLPDPDIPTRPFELKQAMHFKTKVAAVKTLPKGHSISYGCTYTTNDERKIATIPVGYADGLSRLLSNQAVMLVNEKRVPIVGRICMDQTMLDITEAGEVKVGDVVTIFGQDGSEFLSIDENAQIMGTINYEVVCGIGKRVPRIYIENNKVIQKQNLFFHQK; translated from the coding sequence ATGAACGAAGGAGAGAAGAAAATGAACCTTGCCAGCTACCGAGACACTTGGACAGAAATTTCACTTGATGCAATTAGACATAACATAAAAGGATTTCGAAAACATGTTCAACTACCAACACGCCTAATGGCCGTTGTAAAAGCTGACGGGTATGGCCATGGGGCAGAAATGATTGCCAAAACTGCATTACAAGCGGGCGCTGATTACCTAGGTGTCGCTCTTGTAGATGAAGCCCTTCACCTGCGTCGCTGCCAAATTAACGCTCCTATTTTAGTACTTGGCTATACGTCTCCAAGTGTTGTTGAACAAGCAGTCGAACATGACATTACACTCACTTTCTATGATGAAGAAGCTTTATACGCTATTAATAAAGCTGCAACAAAATATAACAAAACAGCAAACGTTCATCTCAAAGTAGATTCAGGCATGGGGAGAATTGGGGTAACAACAAAGGAAACTGCATTGCAACTCGCAGAGCTCACAAACACACTTTCACATGTAAAGCTCGAGGGAATCTTTACACATTTTGCATCTGCTGATACAGATGATCCATCGTATACAGAAATGCAATTTGCAACCTTTCAAGAAACGATAGGCTACCTAGAAGAAAATAAGATTGACATCCCAATTAAGCATTGCTGCAACAGCGCTGCAACTATGCAATACCCTCATATGCATTTGGATATGACGCGGGTTGGCATTAGCTTATACGGTCTCCTTCCTGACCCCGATATTCCAACACGTCCATTTGAATTAAAGCAAGCGATGCACTTCAAAACGAAGGTAGCTGCTGTTAAAACATTACCAAAAGGTCATTCTATTAGTTATGGTTGTACGTATACAACAAATGATGAGCGAAAAATTGCTACCATTCCTGTTGGTTATGCAGATGGCTTAAGCCGTCTTCTTTCCAATCAAGCAGTCATGCTTGTGAATGAAAAGCGTGTTCCAATTGTTGGTCGTATTTGCATGGATCAAACAATGTTAGACATTACAGAGGCAGGCGAGGTAAAAGTTGGGGATGTTGTCACGATTTTTGGGCAAGATGGCTCAGAGTTCCTATCAATAGATGAGAACGCTCAAATAATGGGAACGATTAACTATGAAGTTGTCTGCGGGATTGGTAAGCGTGTGCCACGAATTTATATTGAAAACAACAAGGTTATTCAAAAACAAAACCTTTTCTTCCATCAAAAATAA
- the ald gene encoding alanine dehydrogenase gives MIIGVPREIKNNENRVAITPAGVLSFRNAGHEVLIEKDAGVGSGFTNEAYEIAGAKIIDLAADVWAQAEMVMKVKEPLEEEYGYFREGLILFTYLHLAAEASLAKALKEKGVIAVAYETVEVNRTLPLLTPMSEVAGRMAAQIGAQFLEKPKGGKGILLSGVPGVKRGKVTVIGGGVVGTNAAKLAVGLGADVNIIDLSPERLRQLDDLFGNQVNTIMSNPMNIADAVRESDLVIGAVLIPGAKAPKLVTEEMIKSMSPGSVVVDVAVDQGGIIATADKITTHDAPTYVKHDVVHYAVANMPGAVPRTSTIALTNVTIPYALQIANKGIKPAVADNPALAKGVNVALGHVTYEAVARDLGYEYTTVEAALQ, from the coding sequence ATGATTATTGGTGTACCAAGAGAAATTAAAAACAATGAAAACCGTGTAGCAATTACTCCTGCGGGCGTCCTTTCTTTCCGTAATGCTGGTCATGAAGTGCTTATCGAAAAAGATGCTGGTGTTGGCAGCGGTTTCACAAATGAAGCATACGAAATAGCTGGAGCAAAAATCATCGACCTTGCTGCAGACGTATGGGCACAAGCTGAAATGGTCATGAAAGTGAAAGAGCCTCTTGAAGAAGAGTACGGTTATTTCCGTGAAGGTCTTATCCTATTCACTTACCTTCACCTTGCAGCTGAAGCTAGTCTTGCAAAAGCACTTAAAGAAAAAGGTGTTATCGCAGTAGCATATGAAACAGTTGAAGTAAATCGTACCCTTCCACTACTTACTCCAATGAGTGAAGTTGCTGGACGTATGGCAGCACAAATCGGTGCACAGTTCCTTGAAAAGCCTAAAGGCGGTAAAGGAATTCTTCTTAGCGGCGTACCAGGTGTTAAACGTGGTAAAGTAACAGTAATCGGCGGCGGTGTTGTTGGTACAAACGCTGCAAAACTTGCAGTTGGTCTTGGTGCTGATGTAAACATTATCGATCTTAGCCCAGAGCGCCTTCGTCAATTAGACGACCTGTTCGGAAATCAAGTAAACACAATTATGTCAAATCCAATGAACATTGCTGACGCTGTTCGTGAATCTGACCTTGTAATTGGTGCAGTATTAATCCCTGGTGCAAAGGCTCCAAAGCTTGTTACAGAAGAAATGATTAAATCAATGAGCCCTGGCTCTGTTGTTGTTGACGTAGCTGTTGACCAAGGTGGTATTATCGCTACAGCTGACAAAATTACAACACATGATGCCCCTACCTATGTGAAGCATGATGTGGTACACTATGCAGTAGCAAATATGCCTGGTGCAGTGCCGCGTACATCAACAATTGCGCTCACAAATGTAACAATTCCATATGCACTGCAAATTGCTAACAAAGGCATTAAGCCAGCAGTTGCTGATAACCCAGCACTTGCAAAAGGTGTAAACGTTGCACTTGGCCACGTTACTTACGAAGCAGTTGCACGTGATCTTGGCTACGAATACACAACAGTAGAAGCAGCACTTCAATAA
- a CDS encoding PucR family transcriptional regulator, which produces MFDQDNPFKGTFGNLENFVDHVSETLQCPITIEDANHRLLAYSMHDDRTDSARISTIIGRRVPEKVINTLWKDGIIPALNKQDEPVRVHSISDIGLGDRVAIAIRKKQQVLGYIWALEVDRKLTDDDYTLLQQAATSAKNQLMQLQIRREKQEENYQEFFWQILTGHVDSETEAIKQFERLQVTPPPSFAVVVLQFTDVIRQKSEKQIEYLLKTTQKVNVVFYTIDQNELVLLVSPKLPEQPYEAIDTFINTFIVQMNERFSVKNIAGGCGTIYENLQKVSNSYQEANSVLKIKSRFPKEIESIYNYQSLGIYQFLDVIYEKRVAEKFENKTIKQLKDYDQKHNSSLLETLEAYLDEDSNINRAAKSLHIHVNTMNYRLKRIAEIGELDLKDPNQKTTLYIDLKILKYQR; this is translated from the coding sequence ATGTTCGATCAAGATAATCCATTCAAAGGGACATTTGGAAACCTTGAAAATTTCGTCGATCATGTCAGCGAAACTCTTCAATGTCCAATAACAATTGAGGATGCTAATCACCGCTTGTTAGCCTATAGTATGCATGATGATCGCACAGATTCAGCCCGTATTTCCACTATCATCGGTCGGCGTGTACCTGAAAAAGTGATCAACACTCTCTGGAAGGATGGCATCATTCCAGCATTAAACAAACAAGACGAACCTGTGCGTGTACACAGTATTAGTGATATCGGTCTTGGTGACCGAGTTGCAATTGCAATCCGCAAGAAACAACAAGTGCTCGGTTACATTTGGGCGCTTGAAGTCGACCGCAAACTTACCGACGATGATTACACTCTTCTTCAACAAGCAGCTACATCAGCAAAGAACCAGCTTATGCAATTACAAATTCGTCGTGAAAAACAAGAAGAAAATTATCAAGAATTTTTTTGGCAAATCTTAACCGGACATGTTGATTCTGAAACAGAAGCTATTAAACAATTTGAACGCTTACAAGTGACGCCCCCTCCTTCATTTGCAGTCGTCGTTCTGCAATTCACAGACGTCATTCGTCAAAAAAGCGAGAAACAAATTGAATATTTGTTGAAAACAACTCAAAAGGTCAATGTTGTTTTCTATACGATTGATCAAAATGAGCTCGTTCTTCTCGTTTCACCTAAGTTACCTGAACAACCATACGAAGCGATCGATACATTTATAAACACCTTCATCGTTCAAATGAACGAACGATTCTCAGTCAAAAATATCGCTGGAGGCTGCGGAACTATTTATGAAAACCTCCAAAAAGTTTCGAACAGCTATCAAGAAGCAAACAGTGTCTTAAAAATTAAGTCACGCTTCCCAAAAGAAATTGAATCTATTTATAATTATCAAAGCTTAGGAATCTATCAATTTCTTGATGTTATTTATGAAAAGCGAGTAGCAGAAAAGTTTGAAAATAAAACAATTAAGCAATTAAAGGATTATGACCAAAAGCATAATAGCAGTTTACTTGAAACACTTGAAGCCTACCTTGATGAAGACAGCAATATTAATCGTGCAGCAAAATCGCTCCATATTCATGTCAACACAATGAATTACCGCTTAAAAAGAATTGCCGAAATAGGCGAATTAGACTTAAAAGACCCAAATCAAAAAACAACGCTATATATCGACTTGAAAATCTTAAAATATCAACGTTAA
- a CDS encoding sodium:alanine symporter family protein produces the protein MDLLAILDKINGVLWGTPSLVLLFGTGLFLTFILRGLQFRRLLYAFKIAFSKEDETDATAEGDVSNFKALMTALAATIGNGNIAGVATAVTLGGPGAIFWMWIVGLLGMATKYAEALLAMKYRVKNENGEYSGGPMYYVERGLGRKWKWLAVGFAFFGAFAALGIGNSVQSNTIASVMDESFGVSGIVTGIVLAVLTSLIIFGGIQRISSVAGFFVPIMAFLYMGGALLILVLNVDQIIPAFQTIFHYAFNPVSAAGGFIGIGVMTAVQSGVSRGIFSNEAGLGTAALIAGNARAEHPVRQALVAMTGTFIVTIIVCTMTGLVLIITGFWDASGGLISGVEHAANLDGGALTSAAFAHSLGAIGEYIVAFSVVFFGFSTIVGWYVYGEKCFEYLVGYKGILGYRFVYVAACFFGTVANLTTVWAFADMANALMMIPNLIALLLLYKVIVNETKDYFENHYEAAQAKKVS, from the coding sequence ATGGATTTGTTAGCTATCCTAGATAAAATCAACGGTGTTTTATGGGGAACACCAAGTTTAGTTTTGCTATTTGGAACGGGGTTATTTTTAACATTCATCTTGAGAGGTTTGCAATTTCGCCGGCTTCTCTACGCATTCAAAATTGCTTTTAGTAAAGAAGACGAAACGGATGCAACAGCAGAAGGAGATGTAAGTAACTTTAAAGCATTGATGACAGCGCTTGCAGCAACAATTGGAAACGGAAATATTGCTGGTGTTGCAACAGCAGTTACACTCGGCGGTCCGGGTGCAATTTTCTGGATGTGGATTGTTGGTTTGCTCGGAATGGCAACTAAATATGCAGAGGCACTTCTTGCGATGAAATATCGTGTTAAGAATGAAAATGGAGAGTATTCAGGAGGGCCAATGTATTATGTCGAGCGAGGGCTCGGTCGGAAGTGGAAGTGGCTTGCAGTTGGCTTTGCCTTCTTTGGTGCATTTGCAGCATTAGGGATTGGGAATAGTGTACAATCAAATACAATTGCAAGTGTTATGGATGAGAGCTTTGGTGTAAGCGGGATTGTAACCGGAATTGTTTTAGCTGTATTAACAAGCTTAATTATTTTCGGTGGTATTCAACGGATTAGCTCCGTGGCAGGTTTTTTTGTTCCGATCATGGCGTTTCTTTACATGGGTGGAGCACTATTAATCTTAGTGTTAAATGTTGACCAAATTATTCCTGCATTCCAAACAATTTTTCATTATGCTTTTAACCCTGTATCTGCAGCAGGTGGATTTATTGGAATTGGTGTGATGACAGCAGTACAAAGTGGTGTATCACGCGGAATTTTCTCAAATGAAGCAGGTTTAGGTACAGCGGCATTAATTGCAGGGAATGCTCGTGCAGAACATCCTGTACGTCAAGCACTTGTGGCAATGACAGGAACATTTATTGTTACTATTATTGTATGTACAATGACTGGATTAGTTCTGATTATTACTGGCTTTTGGGATGCATCAGGCGGCTTAATTTCGGGTGTTGAGCATGCAGCAAACCTTGATGGTGGTGCTTTAACAAGTGCAGCATTTGCTCATTCACTTGGTGCAATTGGTGAGTATATCGTGGCGTTCTCAGTCGTATTTTTCGGTTTTTCAACTATTGTTGGCTGGTATGTATACGGGGAAAAATGCTTTGAATACTTAGTTGGCTATAAAGGAATCTTAGGCTATCGTTTTGTTTATGTTGCAGCATGTTTCTTTGGAACAGTTGCAAACTTAACAACGGTGTGGGCTTTTGCAGACATGGCTAATGCCTTAATGATGATTCCGAACTTAATTGCACTATTACTTCTTTATAAGGTAATCGTTAACGAAACGAAAGATTACTTCGAAAACCATTATGAAGCAGCACAAGCTAAAAAAGTAAGCTAA
- a CDS encoding selenium metabolism-associated LysR family transcriptional regulator, with product MNFRQLHVFVKTAETKNMTEAAKTLYMTQPAVSQTILELEEDLNVKLFERLKRRLYLTDAGESFYSYAKKILALVNESKVTMQHFQNMQLGELKIGASTTIGTYLLPKLAASFRAKHKNINLHYTINNTRIVEELILNHELDVGIVEGVVHSKEIVTEHMMNDELYLICSPNHSWAMKTDKVIKSAEFQQEAIIAREKGSGTQEIVEEVFTRHNITYDITHVLNNTEAIKKAVEANLGISIISRLAVLEELHYGSLVHVKLEDVDFPRNFTIIYHKDKYLSPLFKTFLHYCKSYCSS from the coding sequence ATGAATTTTCGACAATTGCACGTTTTTGTGAAAACTGCTGAAACCAAAAATATGACAGAAGCAGCTAAAACTCTGTATATGACACAGCCAGCTGTAAGCCAAACGATCTTGGAGCTCGAGGAAGACTTGAACGTCAAATTATTTGAACGATTGAAACGTCGCTTGTACCTTACAGATGCAGGTGAAAGCTTTTACTCTTACGCTAAGAAAATCTTAGCTCTGGTAAACGAATCCAAAGTCACAATGCAGCATTTTCAGAATATGCAGCTTGGAGAACTAAAAATTGGTGCCAGCACCACTATTGGGACTTACTTGCTTCCAAAGTTAGCGGCTTCATTCAGAGCAAAACACAAGAACATTAATCTACATTACACCATTAATAATACAAGAATTGTGGAAGAGTTAATTCTTAATCATGAATTAGATGTTGGAATTGTAGAGGGGGTTGTTCACTCAAAAGAGATTGTGACAGAACACATGATGAATGATGAGCTTTATTTGATTTGTTCACCCAATCACTCTTGGGCAATGAAAACAGATAAAGTGATAAAATCTGCCGAATTTCAACAAGAAGCAATTATTGCCCGGGAAAAAGGTAGTGGAACACAAGAAATTGTCGAAGAAGTTTTCACAAGACATAACATTACTTACGATATTACTCATGTCTTAAATAATACAGAAGCTATCAAAAAAGCAGTTGAGGCGAACTTAGGTATATCAATCATTTCAAGACTTGCTGTTCTCGAAGAACTTCACTATGGAAGCCTCGTCCATGTTAAGTTAGAAGATGTCGATTTCCCGAGAAATTTTACGATTATTTATCATAAGGATAAATACCTTTCCCCATTGTTCAAGACATTTTTACATTATTGTAAAAGCTATTGTTCTTCATAA
- a CDS encoding YeiH family protein yields the protein MKKTWLGLALTIGVAIVASLTQKIEILEQMHVNALILAILLGMLIRNFIPFSERFMPGIQFSYKGLLRFAVVLLGFKLSIMQVFEVGLKGILLVTILVTAAFLFTIRVGKWLGLNVESSILIGTGCSICGASAIAGIAPVIKAEERDVTFSVAAITVFGTISMILYPVIFRLFQWPELMYGVWTGASVHEVAQVVAAGFAIGDEAGKFATLVKLTRVLLLIPMILLLSVWKTKQEAGTGKNKKITVPWFVTGFILIVLLNSTGLISDASVSVINNATNFILLIAMAGLGLATSFSVVRKTGMKPIYLTLATTVFLSVVSLILVKLFYV from the coding sequence TTGAAAAAAACCTGGTTAGGTTTGGCCTTAACAATAGGAGTAGCAATTGTAGCTTCTCTTACGCAAAAAATTGAAATATTAGAACAAATGCACGTTAACGCCCTTATTTTAGCGATTCTTCTTGGCATGTTAATACGTAATTTTATTCCTTTTTCTGAGCGCTTTATGCCTGGAATTCAGTTTTCATATAAAGGATTGCTTCGTTTTGCAGTTGTCCTGCTCGGTTTTAAGTTAAGCATTATGCAAGTATTTGAAGTAGGTTTGAAAGGAATCTTGCTGGTAACAATCTTAGTTACAGCTGCATTTCTATTTACGATTCGGGTAGGGAAGTGGCTTGGACTTAATGTTGAGTCTTCGATTTTGATTGGAACAGGCTGTTCGATTTGTGGTGCATCAGCTATTGCTGGGATTGCTCCGGTTATCAAAGCAGAAGAAAGGGACGTTACTTTTTCTGTGGCAGCAATCACTGTGTTTGGTACCATTTCAATGATTCTTTACCCAGTGATTTTTCGACTGTTTCAGTGGCCTGAATTAATGTATGGTGTATGGACAGGGGCTTCTGTTCATGAAGTGGCGCAAGTTGTGGCAGCGGGTTTTGCAATTGGTGATGAAGCAGGTAAATTTGCAACACTTGTTAAGTTAACGCGAGTATTATTACTTATACCGATGATTCTGCTTCTAAGTGTGTGGAAGACAAAGCAAGAAGCAGGCACTGGGAAAAACAAAAAAATAACGGTGCCTTGGTTTGTAACAGGTTTTATTCTCATTGTCCTTTTGAATTCAACAGGTCTCATTTCAGACGCAAGCGTTTCAGTGATTAACAATGCAACAAATTTTATCTTGCTTATTGCAATGGCGGGTCTGGGGCTTGCTACAAGTTTTTCTGTAGTTCGAAAGACAGGTATGAAGCCAATTTACCTAACATTAGCGACAACAGTTTTTTTATCTGTTGTTTCACTTATTTTAGTAAAATTATTTTATGTATAG
- a CDS encoding NupC/NupG family nucleoside CNT transporter, with protein sequence MNILWGLLGIVVVLGIAFLFSNNKKLINWRTILVGLAIQVGFGVAVLKWDFGKAALKKLTEVVNSIVGYANEGINFLFGGFFQEGTNIGMVFAFQVLPVVIFFSSLISVLYYVGVMQWVIKLLGGALAKLLGTSKTESLSAAANIFVGQTEAPLVVKPYIHKMTQSELFAVMTGGLASVAGSVLIGYSLLGVPLEYLLAASFMAAPAGLIMAKMIMPETEDTSGQTITMEKDKESTNVVDAAARGASIGLDLALNIGAMLLAFIALIALVNGLLGWVGGIFGYSDLSLELILGVLFSPIAFAIGVPWQEAVQAGGYIGQKLVLNEFVAYSNFAPEIGNLSEKTVAIMSFALCGFANISSMAILLGGLGNLAPNRRADIARLGLRAVLAGMLASLLSGAIAGMLF encoded by the coding sequence ATGAATATTCTATGGGGTCTTTTAGGTATTGTCGTTGTCCTTGGTATAGCGTTTTTATTTTCAAATAATAAAAAATTAATTAATTGGCGAACAATCTTAGTTGGCTTGGCCATTCAAGTAGGGTTTGGTGTCGCTGTATTGAAATGGGACTTCGGAAAAGCAGCTCTTAAGAAATTAACAGAAGTTGTGAACAGTATTGTTGGTTATGCAAATGAAGGGATTAATTTCCTGTTCGGAGGATTTTTCCAAGAAGGAACGAACATTGGAATGGTCTTCGCATTTCAAGTGTTGCCTGTTGTTATTTTCTTCTCATCTTTGATTTCAGTTCTTTATTATGTAGGGGTTATGCAGTGGGTTATAAAATTGCTTGGTGGGGCTTTAGCAAAACTGTTAGGTACAAGTAAGACAGAATCACTTTCTGCTGCGGCAAATATTTTCGTCGGTCAAACAGAAGCACCATTAGTGGTCAAGCCTTATATTCATAAGATGACCCAATCTGAGTTGTTTGCTGTTATGACGGGAGGTCTTGCTTCAGTAGCTGGTTCAGTATTAATCGGATACTCATTATTAGGTGTACCACTTGAATACTTATTAGCAGCAAGCTTTATGGCTGCTCCAGCAGGTCTTATTATGGCAAAAATGATTATGCCAGAAACAGAAGATACGAGTGGTCAAACAATTACGATGGAAAAAGATAAAGAATCTACAAATGTTGTCGATGCTGCAGCACGTGGTGCAAGTATTGGTCTTGATCTTGCTTTAAATATCGGTGCGATGCTTCTTGCATTTATCGCGTTAATTGCTCTTGTTAATGGTCTATTAGGATGGGTCGGTGGAATATTTGGTTATAGTGACCTGTCTCTTGAATTGATTCTTGGTGTATTATTTTCACCAATTGCCTTTGCGATTGGCGTACCATGGCAGGAAGCGGTTCAAGCAGGTGGATACATTGGTCAAAAGCTTGTGTTAAACGAGTTTGTTGCCTATTCAAACTTCGCACCTGAAATTGGTAATCTATCAGAAAAAACCGTTGCAATTATGAGTTTCGCACTTTGTGGTTTCGCTAATATTTCATCAATGGCTATTCTTCTCGGTGGACTTGGTAATCTTGCACCAAATCGTCGTGCAGACATTGCGCGTCTAGGTTTGCGTGCTGTACTAGCTGGTATGCTGGCTTCACTTCTAAGTGGTGCGATTGCTGGAATGTTATTTTAA